In the Haloferula helveola genome, one interval contains:
- a CDS encoding family 43 glycosylhydrolase: protein MKTLIASLALTTLSALAQDGGYLFLTFRGEATPMSEQIHFMVSEDGLDWQQLNHGEPVLVSHVGEKGVRDPYILPSPDRSKFFLIATDLSINLTKHDWGRAVRGGSKSLVVWESKNLLDWSEPRLVKVAPDTAGCTWAPEAIYDEQRGEYMVFWASTTSDDDFGKQRIWAAHTKDFRTFGKPFVYIEKPTTVIDTTIVRDQGTYYRFTKDEKHKAITLEKSKNLMTGWEDMPDFSLGRLTGYEGPACFRLKSNKPGEDGKWCLLLDWYATGRGYQPYVTDDLAGGEFVERDAMKFPFHPVRHGSVLPVTKEEMASLIGKWGKFEIGSDSPQVKTRNIVVDTAAGTVELPVMPGTDLKAFDPQLTTNSGAEIKPKGPQDFSKGPVVYHIGADRTLEVSAVENHNPVLNGYFADPDTIWSEKEKKFFIYPTSDGYDGWSGTYFKAFSSPDLVNWTDEGVILDLGKDVKWADRNAWAPCMIERKINGKYRYFYYFTAAQKIGVAASDEPTGPFRDLGKPIVDFKPRGVTGGQEIDPDVFEDPESGKCYLYWGNGYLAAGELSADMASVNRRTVKVLTPDETFREGIHIFYRKGTYYFLWSEDDTRSPNYRVRYAMAKTPLGPLEIPENNLVIARHDDEGIFGTGHNSSISVPGTDEHYLVYHRFTYPHGIEMGDRAGFHREICIDRMEFDENGYIRQVTPTHSGVTRK from the coding sequence GTGAAAACCCTCATCGCCTCACTTGCCCTCACGACCCTCTCCGCCCTCGCCCAGGACGGAGGCTACCTGTTCCTCACCTTCCGTGGTGAAGCCACGCCGATGAGCGAGCAGATCCACTTCATGGTCAGTGAGGACGGCCTGGACTGGCAGCAACTGAACCACGGCGAACCCGTCCTCGTCAGCCACGTCGGCGAAAAAGGAGTCCGGGATCCCTACATCCTGCCGTCACCGGACCGCTCGAAGTTCTTCCTGATCGCGACCGACCTTTCGATCAACCTGACCAAACATGACTGGGGCCGCGCGGTCCGTGGCGGCAGCAAGTCACTGGTCGTCTGGGAATCAAAGAACCTGCTCGACTGGTCCGAACCGCGCCTGGTCAAGGTCGCGCCCGACACCGCCGGATGCACCTGGGCGCCGGAGGCGATCTACGACGAACAACGTGGCGAGTACATGGTGTTCTGGGCGTCCACGACTTCGGACGACGACTTCGGCAAGCAACGAATCTGGGCCGCGCACACCAAGGACTTCCGCACCTTCGGCAAGCCCTTCGTCTATATCGAGAAGCCGACCACCGTGATCGACACGACCATCGTCCGCGATCAGGGGACCTACTACCGCTTCACCAAGGACGAGAAGCATAAGGCGATCACCCTTGAGAAGAGCAAGAACCTGATGACGGGTTGGGAAGACATGCCCGACTTCTCCCTGGGGCGGCTTACCGGTTACGAGGGCCCCGCGTGCTTCCGCCTCAAATCGAACAAGCCCGGCGAGGACGGCAAGTGGTGCCTGCTTCTCGATTGGTATGCCACCGGCCGTGGCTACCAGCCATACGTCACCGACGACCTCGCCGGCGGCGAATTTGTCGAACGCGATGCCATGAAGTTCCCCTTCCATCCCGTCCGCCACGGATCGGTCCTGCCGGTAACGAAAGAGGAGATGGCTTCCTTGATCGGAAAGTGGGGCAAATTCGAGATTGGCTCCGATTCACCTCAGGTGAAGACCCGGAACATCGTCGTCGACACGGCAGCCGGAACCGTTGAGCTGCCCGTGATGCCCGGCACCGACCTGAAGGCATTCGATCCACAACTCACGACGAACTCCGGAGCCGAGATCAAGCCGAAGGGCCCCCAGGACTTTTCCAAAGGACCGGTTGTCTACCATATCGGCGCCGACCGCACCCTCGAGGTTTCGGCCGTCGAGAATCACAACCCGGTGCTCAATGGCTACTTCGCCGATCCCGACACCATCTGGTCCGAGAAGGAGAAGAAGTTCTTCATCTACCCCACCAGCGACGGCTACGACGGCTGGTCCGGCACCTACTTCAAGGCCTTCTCGTCGCCCGACCTTGTTAACTGGACCGACGAGGGAGTCATCCTCGACCTCGGGAAGGACGTGAAGTGGGCCGACCGCAACGCCTGGGCTCCGTGCATGATCGAGCGCAAGATCAACGGCAAGTATCGCTACTTCTACTACTTCACGGCAGCCCAGAAGATCGGCGTGGCCGCCTCCGACGAACCGACCGGCCCCTTCCGTGATCTCGGAAAACCGATCGTCGACTTCAAGCCCCGCGGTGTCACCGGCGGCCAGGAGATCGATCCGGACGTCTTCGAGGACCCGGAGTCCGGCAAATGCTATCTCTACTGGGGAAACGGGTATCTCGCCGCGGGCGAACTCAGCGCCGACATGGCGAGCGTGAACCGCCGGACCGTGAAGGTGCTCACGCCGGATGAGACTTTCCGTGAGGGAATTCACATCTTCTATCGCAAGGGCACCTACTACTTCCTGTGGTCGGAGGACGACACCCGGAGCCCGAACTACCGGGTGCGTTACGCGATGGCGAAGACCCCGCTAGGACCGCTGGAAATCCCGGAGAACAACCTCGTGATCGCCCGCCACGATGATGAAGGCATCTTCGGCACGGGGCACAACTCCAGCATCTCCGTCCCCGGAACCGACGAGCACTATCTCGTTTACCACCGCTTCACCTACCCCCACGGGATCGAGATGGGCGACCGCGCCGGCTTCCACCGTGAGATCTGCATCGACCGGATGGAGTTCGACGAGAACGGCTACATCCGCCAGGTGACGCCGACCCATTCCGGAGTGACCCGGAAGTAG
- a CDS encoding aldose epimerase family protein, translated as MNSTRLILSSTSVALAMTQLSCEKPESTPTVNAGIVVSEFGELPDGGKAKLYTLTNANGLKATITDLGATLVSLEVPDKDGKLADVTLGFDDPAGYLSDGNPYFGATVGRFGNRIADGKFTLDGKEYTLATNNEPGGIPCHLHGGEDGFNRVMWSGEVDEANNAVVFTYVSKDGEEGYPGTLTSKVTYTLTEDNELKWEAEATTDAPTVLNIVHHTYWNLSGEPNTSINDHLLALDADRYLTTDAGLIPTGELAPVSGTPMDFIKATAIGDRVETDFEALKLGGGYDHCWVLTEKDGVRLAARLKDPKSGRVMEIFTDQPAIQFYGGNFLDGTVVGKGGVKYGHRTGLCLETENFPDAPNQPTFPSSVLRPGETYKHVMVHKFSAE; from the coding sequence ATGAACTCCACACGCCTCATTCTCTCCTCAACATCCGTTGCCCTAGCGATGACCCAACTTAGCTGCGAAAAGCCCGAGTCCACCCCGACCGTCAACGCCGGCATCGTTGTTAGCGAGTTCGGCGAACTTCCCGATGGAGGGAAAGCCAAACTCTACACGCTGACCAACGCCAACGGACTGAAGGCAACGATCACGGATCTCGGCGCGACGCTCGTCTCGCTGGAGGTGCCGGACAAGGACGGCAAGCTCGCCGACGTCACCCTCGGCTTCGATGATCCGGCCGGATACCTGTCCGACGGCAACCCGTATTTCGGCGCCACCGTCGGCCGTTTCGGCAACCGCATCGCCGATGGCAAGTTCACGCTCGACGGCAAGGAATACACGCTCGCCACCAACAATGAACCCGGCGGCATCCCCTGCCACCTTCACGGAGGCGAGGACGGCTTCAACCGCGTGATGTGGTCAGGCGAAGTCGATGAAGCGAATAACGCGGTGGTCTTCACCTACGTATCGAAGGACGGCGAGGAAGGCTATCCCGGCACGCTCACCTCGAAGGTCACCTACACGCTTACGGAAGACAACGAGCTGAAGTGGGAGGCCGAAGCCACCACCGACGCACCGACCGTGCTCAACATCGTCCACCACACCTACTGGAACCTCAGTGGCGAGCCGAACACATCGATCAACGACCACCTTCTCGCACTCGATGCCGACCGTTATCTGACCACCGATGCGGGACTGATTCCGACCGGCGAGCTCGCTCCGGTGAGCGGAACGCCGATGGACTTCATCAAGGCGACCGCGATCGGCGACCGGGTTGAGACGGACTTCGAGGCCCTGAAGCTGGGTGGTGGATACGACCACTGCTGGGTCCTCACCGAAAAGGACGGCGTACGCCTTGCCGCCCGCCTCAAGGATCCCAAGTCCGGTCGCGTCATGGAGATCTTCACCGACCAGCCGGCGATCCAGTTCTATGGCGGAAACTTCCTCGATGGCACCGTGGTCGGCAAAGGCGGGGTGAAATACGGACACCGCACCGGACTCTGCCTCGAAACCGAGAACTTCCCGGACGCTCCCAATCAACCGACCTTCCCGAGTTCGGTTCTTCGCCCAGGCGAGACCTACAAGCACGTGATGGTTCACAAGTTCTCGGCCGAGTAA
- a CDS encoding helix-turn-helix domain-containing protein: MHEKAQPPLLTRNEAAEALAISLRLFDSLVAKGEIPVIRIGKSVRIRPSTIEYFIEAREGYRNRTKR; encoded by the coding sequence ATGCACGAGAAAGCACAACCACCCCTCCTGACGCGTAACGAGGCCGCAGAAGCCCTCGCCATCTCCCTCCGCTTGTTCGACAGCCTTGTCGCCAAGGGTGAGATACCCGTGATCCGAATCGGCAAGAGCGTGCGAATTCGTCCGAGCACGATCGAATACTTCATCGAGGCACGGGAAGGATATCGCAACCGCACCAAGCGATGA
- a CDS encoding sodium:solute symporter, protein MHYIASTLPQLSGIDWTVIGLYFCLLVGIVYWSSKQQKSTADYFLAGRHAGWFVVGCSIFASNIGSEHIVGLAGSGANNGLAQAHWEMQGWVLLLLAWFFVPFYYSSGVFTMPEFLEKRFDARSRWVLSIVSLIAYIFTKVSVTVYAGAIVFQTLLPDTFQFGPPEQWAENAFWVGAFTTVILTGIYTIFGGLRAVIYTEVAQTAVLLVGSAFITLFGLGKLGGWSELVATAKPNAEAFALWRPLSDLNFPWLGVMIASVIIGVWYWCTDQYIVQRTLASKDLKNARRGAIWGGALKIFPVFIFLVPGMIGWALHQKGAIVIPTDGEGNLAGDTIFPTMVASLLPLGLRGLVVAGLMSALMSSLASLFNSCATLFTVDIYDKLRPGQSETKLVRVGRIATIVVVGFGLIWIPVMKVISEKSKGLYDYLQNFQGFLAPPIFAVFILGLFVKRVNASGAFVGLLTGFIAGMFKLTVQTLSKSGTLEEGTLLFKIGDYNGYYACGWLTLLSVLVIVGVSLATPPPSEEKLKNLTMSTLSPEAKKTWKDSIGLSDYLGTAAVILIILVGYLYFSFWLS, encoded by the coding sequence ATGCACTACATCGCCTCAACCCTGCCCCAGCTGTCCGGTATCGATTGGACGGTCATCGGGCTGTATTTCTGCCTGCTGGTCGGCATCGTCTACTGGTCGTCCAAGCAGCAGAAGAGCACGGCCGACTACTTCCTCGCGGGACGGCATGCCGGATGGTTCGTCGTCGGTTGCTCGATCTTCGCATCGAACATCGGCTCCGAACACATCGTCGGACTCGCCGGCTCCGGCGCCAACAACGGCCTCGCCCAGGCTCACTGGGAGATGCAGGGCTGGGTGCTGCTGCTGCTCGCCTGGTTCTTCGTGCCCTTCTACTACAGCTCCGGTGTCTTCACGATGCCCGAGTTCCTCGAGAAGCGCTTCGACGCCCGCTCCCGCTGGGTGCTCTCGATCGTTTCCCTGATCGCCTACATCTTCACCAAGGTGTCGGTGACGGTTTACGCCGGTGCGATTGTCTTCCAGACGCTGCTGCCCGACACCTTCCAGTTCGGGCCGCCCGAACAGTGGGCCGAGAACGCGTTCTGGGTCGGCGCCTTCACTACCGTAATACTGACCGGGATCTACACGATCTTTGGCGGCCTCCGAGCCGTCATCTACACCGAGGTCGCGCAGACCGCGGTGCTGCTGGTCGGCTCGGCCTTCATCACGCTGTTCGGCCTCGGCAAACTCGGCGGCTGGTCCGAACTCGTCGCCACCGCCAAGCCCAACGCCGAAGCCTTCGCCCTGTGGCGTCCGCTCAGCGACCTCAACTTCCCGTGGCTCGGCGTAATGATCGCCTCGGTCATCATCGGTGTGTGGTACTGGTGTACTGACCAATACATCGTCCAGCGCACGCTCGCCTCGAAGGACCTCAAGAACGCCCGACGCGGTGCGATCTGGGGCGGCGCGCTCAAGATCTTCCCGGTCTTCATCTTCCTCGTCCCCGGCATGATCGGATGGGCGCTTCACCAGAAGGGAGCCATCGTGATTCCGACCGACGGCGAAGGCAACCTCGCCGGCGACACGATCTTCCCGACCATGGTCGCCTCGCTGCTTCCGCTCGGACTTCGCGGTCTCGTGGTGGCCGGCCTGATGTCGGCCCTGATGTCCTCGCTCGCCTCGCTGTTTAACTCCTGCGCGACCCTGTTCACGGTCGACATCTACGACAAGCTCCGCCCCGGCCAGAGCGAGACCAAGCTGGTCCGCGTCGGTCGGATCGCGACCATCGTCGTCGTCGGCTTCGGCCTGATCTGGATTCCGGTCATGAAGGTGATCTCGGAGAAGAGCAAGGGGCTCTACGACTACCTCCAGAACTTCCAGGGATTCCTCGCACCGCCGATTTTCGCGGTCTTCATCCTCGGCCTGTTCGTCAAGCGAGTGAACGCTTCGGGTGCCTTCGTAGGGCTGCTCACCGGCTTCATCGCCGGGATGTTCAAGCTCACCGTCCAGACGCTTTCGAAGTCAGGCACACTTGAAGAAGGAACCCTGCTGTTCAAGATCGGTGACTACAACGGCTACTACGCCTGCGGATGGCTCACCCTGCTGAGCGTGCTGGTGATTGTCGGGGTTTCCCTCGCAACCCCTCCTCCGTCCGAGGAGAAACTGAAGAACCTCACCATGTCGACCCTGAGCCCCGAGGCGAAGAAAACGTGGAAGGACTCCATCGGCCTCAGCGACTATCTCGGCACTGCCGCAGTGATCCTCATCATCCTCGTCGGCTATCTCTACTTCAGCTTCTGGCTGAGCTGA
- a CDS encoding LacI family DNA-binding transcriptional regulator translates to MDRPNMGDVAREAGVSKNTVSLALRGSHRVAKETRERVEAVARDLGYQLNPTVAQLMSELRQNRTAGFQATLALVNANESRSAFADHPTVPIYVEGCRRRAERLGYALDEFWLHDPELSLARWQSIFRARNIRGALIVGMMSSNRLPVRLAPLWEEFPALVTGVRTRNPALSYACSDHHSLAILAFEKALELGYRRPAMVLDGVIDRLIEGRFTAGFLTAQSRVIPVSERTEPFFDVSGARIDLEVFRRWFEVNRPDVIFTLYHDVARWIEEIGLRCPEDVGLIQYEWREDHAAWAGMNQHNDQVGEAAVDMLVSLVQHHERGISKYPRATLIGSEWVDGVTVRPNPKH, encoded by the coding sequence ATGGATCGGCCGAATATGGGCGATGTGGCCCGTGAGGCCGGAGTCTCCAAGAATACCGTGAGCCTTGCTCTGCGGGGGAGTCACCGCGTCGCGAAGGAAACGCGGGAGAGGGTTGAAGCGGTCGCGAGGGATCTCGGCTACCAGCTGAATCCGACCGTGGCGCAGCTGATGTCGGAGCTTCGGCAGAACCGGACCGCGGGCTTTCAGGCGACACTTGCGTTGGTCAACGCGAACGAGAGCCGCAGCGCGTTTGCCGATCACCCGACCGTGCCGATCTACGTCGAAGGTTGCCGTCGTCGGGCGGAGAGGCTCGGATACGCTCTCGATGAGTTCTGGCTGCACGACCCGGAGCTTTCGCTGGCCCGTTGGCAGTCGATATTTCGTGCGAGGAACATCCGCGGCGCATTGATCGTCGGAATGATGAGTTCCAATAGATTGCCCGTGCGCTTGGCCCCGCTCTGGGAAGAGTTCCCCGCATTGGTGACCGGTGTCCGTACGCGCAACCCGGCGTTGTCCTACGCCTGCAGCGACCACCACTCGCTTGCGATTCTTGCTTTCGAGAAAGCTTTGGAACTCGGCTACCGGCGTCCGGCCATGGTGCTAGATGGAGTGATCGACCGTCTCATTGAGGGCCGCTTCACCGCGGGTTTTCTGACGGCGCAGAGCCGCGTTATTCCCGTGTCCGAGAGAACCGAACCGTTCTTCGATGTGTCAGGAGCGCGGATCGATCTCGAGGTGTTCCGGCGTTGGTTTGAGGTCAACCGACCGGATGTGATCTTCACGCTTTATCACGATGTCGCGCGTTGGATTGAAGAGATCGGCCTGCGTTGTCCGGAAGACGTCGGGCTGATCCAGTACGAGTGGCGTGAGGATCATGCGGCATGGGCGGGGATGAACCAGCACAACGACCAGGTCGGCGAGGCGGCGGTGGACATGCTGGTTTCACTCGTCCAGCACCACGAGCGAGGCATCTCGAAGTATCCCCGCGCCACCCTGATCGGAAGCGAATGGGTGGATGGCGTGACTGTCAGGCCGAATCCGAAGCACTGA
- a CDS encoding ribulokinase, with the protein MPFTIGLDYGTNSARALVVDCTDGREIGTAVVDYPSGHQGILLDPSNHHLARQSPADYLHALEQATLQALAEAKSAVKGFSADQVVGIGMDGTGSSPIPVDDKNVPLALSDGFRDNLSAQCWLWKDHTSIPEAAAITAKAKDLRPQYLAKIGGTYSSEWFWAKIWHCLKTDPEVFSAAYSWVELSDFIPSVLAGVTDPKEIVRGVCMAGHKAIYAEDWGGLPDKEFLSALDPRLADLRDRLYDEAHDASVSAGKLCQEWADKLGLPAGIPIAIGEMDVHYGAIGCGVDEGTLVKVIGTSTCDCAVVSADKEVADIPGICGIVKGAILPGFFGVEAGQSAVGDIFKWYVEGVLGDVELHATLTEEAARLKPGQSGLLALDWNNGNRTILVDQLLTGLMLGQTLYTTRSEIYRALIEATAFGARAIVERIREYGVPVERIVCTGGIAEKNALLMQIYADVTGCEMRVSRSAQSCALGSAVGAAVVAGAHPDFPTAQAAMTGLKETSYHPIAGNQEIYDSLYQLYRQLHDSFGGVETSADLGRVMKTLLAIKAQQSN; encoded by the coding sequence ATGCCATTCACCATTGGACTTGATTACGGAACCAACTCGGCCCGCGCGCTGGTGGTCGACTGCACCGACGGAAGGGAGATCGGCACCGCCGTGGTCGATTACCCGTCGGGCCATCAGGGCATCCTTCTCGACCCGTCGAATCACCACCTCGCCCGCCAGAGCCCGGCCGACTACCTCCACGCCCTCGAGCAGGCGACCCTTCAGGCGCTCGCCGAAGCGAAGAGCGCGGTGAAGGGCTTCAGCGCTGATCAGGTGGTGGGCATCGGCATGGACGGCACCGGCTCGAGCCCGATCCCGGTCGACGACAAGAACGTCCCCCTCGCCCTCTCCGACGGGTTCCGTGACAACCTGAGCGCGCAGTGCTGGCTGTGGAAGGATCACACCAGCATCCCGGAAGCCGCCGCGATCACCGCCAAGGCCAAGGACCTGCGCCCGCAGTATCTCGCGAAAATCGGTGGCACCTATTCCTCCGAATGGTTCTGGGCCAAGATCTGGCACTGCCTCAAGACCGACCCCGAGGTCTTCTCCGCCGCCTACTCGTGGGTCGAGCTATCCGACTTCATCCCGTCGGTCCTCGCCGGCGTCACCGATCCGAAGGAAATCGTCCGCGGGGTCTGCATGGCCGGTCACAAGGCGATCTACGCGGAAGACTGGGGCGGACTCCCGGATAAGGAATTCCTCTCGGCACTCGATCCCCGCCTCGCCGACCTGCGTGACCGTCTCTACGACGAAGCGCACGACGCATCGGTTTCCGCCGGCAAGCTCTGCCAGGAGTGGGCCGACAAGCTCGGCTTGCCCGCCGGCATCCCGATCGCGATCGGCGAGATGGACGTCCACTACGGGGCCATCGGCTGCGGCGTCGACGAAGGCACCCTGGTGAAGGTAATCGGCACTTCCACCTGCGACTGCGCGGTGGTTTCGGCCGACAAGGAAGTGGCCGACATCCCGGGCATCTGCGGGATCGTCAAAGGCGCGATCCTCCCGGGATTCTTCGGCGTCGAAGCCGGCCAGTCAGCCGTCGGCGACATCTTCAAGTGGTACGTGGAAGGCGTGCTCGGCGACGTCGAACTGCACGCGACGCTCACCGAAGAAGCGGCACGCCTCAAGCCGGGACAATCCGGCCTGCTGGCGCTCGACTGGAACAACGGCAACCGCACCATTCTCGTCGACCAGCTCCTGACCGGCCTGATGCTTGGCCAGACGCTCTACACGACCCGCTCGGAAATCTACCGCGCGCTGATCGAGGCCACCGCTTTCGGGGCCCGCGCCATCGTCGAGCGCATCCGTGAATACGGGGTTCCGGTCGAGCGGATCGTGTGCACTGGCGGAATTGCCGAGAAGAATGCGTTACTCATGCAGATCTATGCAGATGTCACCGGTTGCGAAATGCGCGTCTCCCGCTCGGCCCAGTCTTGCGCCCTCGGCTCGGCCGTCGGTGCCGCGGTGGTCGCCGGAGCGCACCCCGACTTCCCAACCGCCCAAGCAGCGATGACCGGACTCAAGGAAACCTCTTACCACCCGATCGCCGGAAATCAGGAAATCTACGACTCGCTCTACCAACTCTACCGCCAGTTGCACGACAGCTTCGGTGGTGTCGAAACCTCAGCGGACCTCGGCCGCGTGATGAAAACCCTCCTCGCCATCAAGGCCCAACAGTCCAACTGA
- the araA gene encoding L-arabinose isomerase gives MSDINNFDELEIWFVTGSQHLYGPEALEQVDRHSAAVVDALNTSGALPHRIVFKPVLKSAEEITQLAIDANSSANCIGIIAWMHTFSPAKMWIEGLEILRKPLADLHTQFNRDIPWGEIDMDFMNLNQTAHGGREFGHIGARLRYPRKVVVGHWEDPEVHERLAAWSRAARGWHASRTLKVARIGDNMRYVSVTEGDKVSAQIRFGWEVNTWGIGDLVAKIDSVTDTEVDSLCALYEEKYRVSDELKKGGARHQSLRDSAAIEIGLRALLEELGATAFTTTFEDLHGMKQLPGLAVQRLMEDGYGFAGEGDWKTAALTRVMKVMAHGLEGGTSFMEDYTYHLDPQNPLILGAHMLEICPSIANETPKIEVHPLGIGGKEDPCRMVFDCGAGKAVNGSIIDLGNRHRFLVNEVDCVAPLHDLPKLPVARVLWKPLPDLKTATAAWIHAGGAHHTVLSYALTSEHLEDFSEMAKVELSVIDEDTKLRGYKNELRQNDLYYHLGQGITG, from the coding sequence ATGTCCGACATCAACAACTTCGACGAACTCGAGATCTGGTTCGTCACCGGCTCCCAGCACCTCTACGGCCCTGAAGCCCTCGAGCAGGTGGACCGCCACTCGGCGGCCGTAGTCGACGCGCTCAACACGTCGGGTGCCCTGCCCCACCGCATCGTCTTCAAGCCGGTCCTGAAATCGGCCGAGGAGATCACGCAGCTCGCGATCGACGCGAACTCGTCGGCAAACTGCATCGGCATCATCGCATGGATGCACACCTTCTCGCCCGCGAAGATGTGGATCGAGGGCTTGGAAATCCTGCGCAAGCCGCTCGCCGACCTCCACACGCAGTTCAACCGGGACATCCCGTGGGGTGAGATCGACATGGATTTCATGAACCTGAACCAGACCGCCCACGGCGGCCGCGAGTTCGGTCACATCGGCGCCCGCCTGCGCTACCCGCGCAAGGTGGTGGTCGGCCACTGGGAAGACCCGGAGGTTCACGAGCGGCTCGCCGCCTGGTCGCGTGCGGCACGCGGTTGGCACGCCTCGCGGACGCTCAAGGTAGCCCGCATCGGCGACAACATGCGCTACGTTTCGGTCACCGAGGGCGACAAGGTCTCGGCCCAGATCCGGTTCGGCTGGGAAGTCAACACGTGGGGCATCGGCGACCTCGTCGCCAAGATCGACAGTGTCACCGATACCGAGGTCGACAGCCTTTGCGCGCTGTATGAGGAGAAGTATCGCGTCTCCGACGAACTGAAAAAGGGCGGTGCGCGCCACCAGTCGCTACGCGACTCGGCGGCGATCGAGATCGGTCTCCGCGCGCTCCTCGAAGAATTGGGTGCGACCGCCTTCACCACGACCTTCGAAGACCTCCATGGCATGAAGCAGCTGCCCGGCCTCGCGGTCCAGCGGCTGATGGAAGACGGCTACGGCTTCGCCGGCGAAGGCGATTGGAAGACCGCCGCCCTGACCCGGGTGATGAAAGTCATGGCCCATGGCCTCGAGGGCGGGACCTCCTTCATGGAGGACTACACCTATCACCTCGATCCGCAGAACCCGCTGATCCTCGGCGCGCACATGCTCGAGATCTGCCCGTCGATCGCCAACGAAACTCCGAAGATCGAAGTCCACCCGCTGGGTATCGGCGGCAAGGAGGACCCCTGCCGCATGGTCTTCGACTGCGGAGCCGGCAAGGCCGTCAACGGCTCGATCATCGATCTCGGCAACCGTCACCGGTTCCTCGTCAACGAGGTCGACTGCGTTGCCCCGCTTCACGACCTGCCGAAGCTCCCGGTTGCCCGGGTGCTGTGGAAACCCCTGCCCGACCTCAAGACCGCCACCGCGGCCTGGATCCACGCCGGAGGCGCCCACCACACCGTCCTTTCCTACGCGCTCACGTCCGAACACCTCGAGGACTTCTCCGAAATGGCGAAGGTCGAACTGAGTGTGATCGACGAAGACACCAAGCTGCGCGGCTACAAGAACGAGCTCCGGCAGAACGATCTCTATTACCACCTTGGCCAGGGCATCACCGGCTGA
- the araD gene encoding L-ribulose-5-phosphate 4-epimerase AraD, with protein sequence MSDYNAIREECLAANLALPKTGLVDLTFGNVSVADPERRVFAIKPSGVDYTELTAADMVILDFDGNTVEGDLRPSSDTPTHRCLFLNFPGIRSVVHTHSRSAVAFAQAGVDLPCFGTTHCDYFHGPVPVTRGMTPEEVGGDYEWETGQVIVERFKAAEIDPLNVPAVLVRNHGPFAWGPSGAKAVETAQALEIVADMAIKTLAVNPSAPQAPEHLLNKHFFRKHGPGAYYGQPKTSQS encoded by the coding sequence ATGTCCGACTACAACGCCATCCGCGAGGAGTGCCTCGCCGCCAACCTGGCCTTGCCGAAGACGGGTCTCGTCGACCTCACCTTCGGGAATGTCTCGGTGGCCGATCCGGAACGGCGGGTCTTCGCCATCAAGCCGAGCGGCGTCGATTACACCGAGCTGACCGCCGCCGACATGGTGATCCTCGATTTCGACGGCAACACGGTCGAAGGCGACCTGCGCCCGTCGTCGGACACGCCGACCCACCGCTGCCTGTTCCTGAACTTCCCCGGCATCCGTTCGGTCGTTCACACCCACTCGCGCTCGGCGGTCGCCTTCGCACAGGCCGGTGTGGACCTGCCGTGCTTCGGCACCACCCACTGCGACTACTTCCACGGTCCGGTGCCGGTCACGCGCGGCATGACTCCGGAGGAAGTCGGGGGCGACTACGAATGGGAAACCGGCCAGGTCATCGTCGAGCGCTTCAAGGCCGCCGAAATCGATCCGCTGAACGTGCCCGCCGTCCTCGTCCGCAACCACGGCCCCTTCGCCTGGGGACCGAGCGGAGCCAAGGCCGTCGAAACCGCGCAAGCTCTCGAAATCGTGGCCGACATGGCCATCAAGACCCTCGCGGTGAACCCCTCCGCACCACAAGCCCCCGAGCATCTCCTGAACAAGCACTTCTTCCGCAAGCACGGACCCGGCGCCTACTACGGACAGCCGAAAACCTCTCAATCCTGA